Part of the Chitinophaga sp. H8 genome is shown below.
TTGGCAGTCGTGCTTTGGTTACAAAAGATGTTGAACCTTATTCAATTGTAGGGGGAAATCCAGCCAAATTGATAAAAAAGAGATTTAGTGATGATGACATCCAAAAATTGCAGGAAATGAAATGGTGGGAATGGGATGAAGAAACCCTTTTTGAAGCAATGCCAATTCTTTGTTCAAATAAAATCGATTTGTTGTACAAGTTTTTTAGAAAAATGAAATGATAAAAAGAAGGTTCCGAAATTCGGAGCCTTTTTGTTTTAACTGCGTTTGCGGCTAAAATTACACATAACATCTGTTTTAACGAAACGAATATACGGAAAATTTCGCTTAACCAACCCTATATACGTGTTTCGTTATTTGACTTTTCTTTCTACATAAGATATTGATATATTTGTATTTAAAAAATAAAACCGCACAAATAGCGAAACAAAATATTATAAAATACTATTTCCCTGATATGAATAGCGAAATCATACTTGAAACCTTCGAAAAGAGATTGCTGATGCAGAGATATGCTGGCAATACCATTAGATCGTACAAGGATTACGCTAGTATATTTCTTAAACATGTTAGCAAATATCCCTCCCTTGAAGAAATTCCACTGTCAGATATTGAGGCGTTTATAAACGAAAAAGTTCAAAATGGGAAAATTAGTGTTTCCTATCAAAAAGGATTAGTGGGCGCAATCAAGAAGATGTACGAACTGATATTGGACAAAAAAATCCAACTGTATTACTTATACCCGAAACGATCATTTTCTAAATTACCTAAATTCTTTTCAAAAGAAGAAGTAAGAAATATTCTCGATAACACTCAAAATCTAAAACACAAGGCTATTCTGATGACAATCTATAGTTGTGGACTACGTCTTAGCGAACTGTTGAATCTCAAAATCAAAGACATAAAATCTTCCGATGGAATTATCAGAATCCATCAAAGCAAAGGTAATAAAGATCGGATTGTATCATTACCAGACAAATTGCTGGCGACTTTGAGACATTATTATCAAGCATTCAAGCCAAAGGAGTACCTCTTCGAAGGTGAGAGGGGTGGCAAGTATAGCGAACGAAGTGTACAGTTGATTCTGAAAAAAGCATTGATCAAAGCAAATGTTCAGTCGGAAGGCTCTGTACATACATTGCGACATTCTTATGCCACACATTTAATCCAATCAGGTATCGATATCCGAATTGTAAAAGAGTTATTGGGTCATGAAAATATAAAAACGACTATGATCTACACTCATATCACTGACATAGACAAGCAAAAGACTCCTAGCCCTCTTGATTTTTTATAAGAATAAGATGAACTTTTCACGCTCTATAGAAACAAGCATTATGTTCCAATCATTCTTTAAGAAGGGTTATTCTTCTAGCTTAACTTTGCTTAGGTTATTGAATAATCAATATTCAGATATAATTTGTCCGAAATGTGCCCGAAAAAAGAAAAAGCCACTGATTATCAGTGGCTTTTGTCGGGGTGGCAGTAATCGCGCGGATTTACAGGCACGTCGGATATGTTTACAAAAACTCCGTTTTTGACACATATCCCGTGCCAAAGGGTGCCCCTTTGAAACCCTCCAGCGCCCCGCTCAATCGCGGGGCAGGGTGACGCGGTGGGGTAGGTCGGGACTGGGG
Proteins encoded:
- a CDS encoding tyrosine-type recombinase/integrase, translating into MNSEIILETFEKRLLMQRYAGNTIRSYKDYASIFLKHVSKYPSLEEIPLSDIEAFINEKVQNGKISVSYQKGLVGAIKKMYELILDKKIQLYYLYPKRSFSKLPKFFSKEEVRNILDNTQNLKHKAILMTIYSCGLRLSELLNLKIKDIKSSDGIIRIHQSKGNKDRIVSLPDKLLATLRHYYQAFKPKEYLFEGERGGKYSERSVQLILKKALIKANVQSEGSVHTLRHSYATHLIQSGIDIRIVKELLGHENIKTTMIYTHITDIDKQKTPSPLDFL